In Limosilactobacillus sp. WILCCON 0051, a single window of DNA contains:
- a CDS encoding ROK family protein, which produces MLLGSVEAGGTKFVCAVGDEHWTIKDVIHFPTTTPEETLSRVVDYFKSFPDLAAISLSSFGPIELRQDSPHYGWITTTGKPGWQNTDFLGIMKKHFKLPIYWTTDVNGSAYGEYVLAQKQHEAVDSLVYYTVGTGIGAGVVVNGQLQGDNGNPEMGHVYVKKHPADAEFAGICPFHGDCLEGLASGPTFEARTGKKGPDIPLTDPVWDVMAYYVAQAAVNATLTQRPDKVVFGGGVISEPFLKKVRHEFVDLINGYVELPASPERYLVMPLAAHNGSATIGNFALAQQMLSK; this is translated from the coding sequence ATGCTGTTAGGAAGCGTTGAGGCGGGCGGAACCAAATTCGTCTGTGCCGTTGGCGATGAGCATTGGACAATCAAAGACGTCATTCATTTTCCCACGACGACGCCAGAGGAAACATTGAGCAGGGTGGTCGATTATTTTAAAAGCTTTCCCGATCTGGCTGCTATTTCGCTGTCATCATTTGGACCAATTGAGCTGCGTCAGGATTCGCCTCATTATGGCTGGATCACGACAACCGGCAAGCCAGGGTGGCAGAATACCGATTTTTTAGGCATCATGAAAAAACACTTTAAGCTGCCGATCTATTGGACCACGGACGTCAATGGTTCCGCATATGGTGAGTACGTTTTGGCCCAAAAGCAGCATGAGGCAGTCGACTCACTGGTCTACTACACGGTTGGAACGGGGATTGGTGCCGGCGTTGTTGTTAATGGCCAGCTGCAGGGCGATAACGGCAACCCGGAAATGGGGCACGTATATGTAAAAAAACACCCTGCCGATGCTGAATTTGCAGGCATCTGTCCTTTTCATGGCGACTGTTTGGAAGGCCTTGCCAGCGGCCCGACTTTTGAGGCCCGCACCGGCAAAAAAGGTCCCGACATTCCATTGACGGATCCGGTCTGGGACGTTATGGCTTACTATGTGGCCCAGGCAGCCGTAAATGCCACGCTGACTCAGCGGCCGGATAAGGTGGTCTTTGGCGGCGGCGTTATCAGTGAGCCGTTTTTAAAGAAGGTTCGGCATGAATTTGTCGACCTGATCAATGGCTACGTTGAGCTGCCGGCATCACCAGAACGCTATTTGGTAATGCCGCTGGCTGCGCACAACGGTTCAGCGACGATTGGCAATTTTGCGCTGGCCCAGCAAATGCTTTCAAAATAA
- a CDS encoding PTS sugar transporter subunit IIB, whose product MAEKTIMLCCSAGMSTSILVKKMQEAAQKDGIDVEIFACPAAEARDNLEQKQIDCVLLGPQVRYMLADFQKMTAEKNVPVDVIDMAAYGMMDGEKVLQQAKKVIEG is encoded by the coding sequence ATGGCTGAAAAAACGATTATGCTTTGCTGCTCTGCTGGAATGAGTACCAGCATCCTGGTCAAGAAGATGCAGGAAGCAGCTCAAAAGGATGGAATTGACGTGGAGATCTTTGCCTGCCCAGCAGCTGAGGCCCGCGACAATCTGGAACAAAAGCAGATTGACTGCGTACTGCTTGGGCCCCAGGTTCGCTACATGCTGGCTGATTTCCAAAAGATGACGGCTGAAAAGAACGTTCCGGTTGATGTGATCGACATGGCCGCCTATGGCATGATGGATGGCGAAAAAGTACTGCAGCAGGCAAAAAAGGTTATCGAGGGTTAA
- a CDS encoding PTS lactose/cellobiose transporter subunit IIA, whose product MTEEAKSANEMDLEQTMGLIVNAGNARAFAKEAVDAAHNGDLKLAHEKLAAADKAIVVAHNSQTSMLTKEANGDHVKLTLLVVHAQDHLMTAITFIDLAKELVAVYEKMAE is encoded by the coding sequence ATGACAGAAGAAGCAAAATCAGCAAACGAAATGGATCTTGAACAGACGATGGGCTTGATCGTCAATGCCGGCAACGCGCGGGCATTTGCCAAGGAAGCGGTTGATGCGGCACATAACGGCGACTTGAAGCTGGCCCACGAAAAGCTCGCAGCCGCTGACAAAGCCATCGTGGTTGCGCACAACTCGCAGACCAGCATGCTGACCAAAGAAGCCAATGGCGATCACGTTAAGCTGACGTTATTGGTCGTACATGCCCAGGATCATTTGATGACGGCAATTACTTTTATTGACCTGGCCAAGGAGCTGGTTGCCGTTTATGAAAAGATGGCTGAATAA
- a CDS encoding glycoside hydrolase family 1 protein, producing MPKDFFWGNSVSSMQTEGAWNLDGKSRSVYDVRPATATTTDWHDAIDEYHRYEEDLDLMKAMNMNMYRIQISWSRVIKDGDGQLNEKGLAYYDRLVDAMLKRNIEPMICLYHFDMPLKLAEQENGFMSRRVVEAFVEYGKQMIDHFADRVKYWIVFNEHNLYFTDEVFNISGYTKGDRSINDMYRIFHHTMLAYARLSHYLHEKHPDLKMGGMIAYTPAYPATSKPIDVYEARKSNEFLNENLNKLYTTGQYSNEVMSWIKNHEIDYDWQPGDEETLASVHTDYLAFSYYRSTTLNADKVPADEAPNRYLNYGFENNRFLAKSDFDWDIDPLGFRNIITHTYNCYHLPVFPIENGIGCRESWDGVHEIQDDVRISYHRQHIQAMKDAMFEDGAEVLGYLGWGLIDIPSSHADMNKRYGAVYVNRTNHDLKDLRRVPKKSFYWFQKVFKNNGDEL from the coding sequence ATGCCGAAAGATTTTTTCTGGGGCAATTCAGTTTCCAGCATGCAGACGGAAGGGGCATGGAATCTGGACGGCAAGAGTCGCTCGGTTTATGACGTTCGTCCGGCCACGGCAACTACGACTGACTGGCATGACGCGATTGATGAGTATCATCGCTATGAAGAAGATCTGGATCTAATGAAGGCGATGAACATGAACATGTATCGGATTCAGATCTCATGGTCACGGGTTATCAAAGATGGCGATGGTCAGCTGAATGAAAAAGGTCTGGCGTACTATGATCGTTTAGTTGATGCAATGCTTAAACGCAATATCGAACCAATGATCTGTCTGTATCATTTTGACATGCCGCTCAAGCTTGCTGAACAGGAGAACGGCTTTATGTCGCGCAGAGTCGTTGAGGCGTTCGTTGAATATGGCAAGCAGATGATTGATCATTTTGCTGATCGGGTAAAATACTGGATCGTCTTTAATGAGCATAATCTCTACTTTACCGATGAAGTCTTCAACATTTCGGGCTATACCAAAGGCGACCGTTCAATCAATGACATGTATCGGATTTTTCACCACACGATGCTGGCCTATGCACGCTTGAGCCATTATCTGCATGAAAAACATCCTGATCTGAAAATGGGCGGCATGATTGCTTATACGCCAGCTTATCCAGCCACTTCAAAGCCAATTGACGTCTATGAGGCGCGCAAGTCCAATGAGTTTTTAAATGAGAATCTGAACAAGCTCTACACGACTGGTCAATATTCAAATGAAGTCATGAGCTGGATCAAAAATCATGAAATTGACTATGACTGGCAGCCTGGCGATGAAGAAACACTGGCCAGCGTGCACACTGACTACCTTGCATTCAGCTACTATCGTTCAACGACGCTGAATGCTGACAAGGTACCGGCCGATGAGGCGCCCAATCGCTATCTTAACTATGGCTTTGAGAACAATCGCTTCTTGGCCAAGTCTGATTTTGACTGGGATATCGATCCACTGGGCTTTCGCAATATTATTACGCATACCTATAACTGCTATCATTTACCTGTCTTTCCAATTGAAAATGGGATTGGCTGTCGCGAAAGCTGGGATGGCGTTCACGAGATTCAAGATGACGTGCGGATCAGCTATCATCGTCAGCACATTCAGGCAATGAAAGACGCGATGTTTGAAGATGGCGCTGAGGTCTTAGGCTATCTGGGCTGGGGCTTGATCGATATTCCAAGCTCGCATGCCGACATGAACAAGCGCTACGGGGCAGTATACGTCAACCGGACCAATCATGATCTCAAGGACCTGCGCCGGGTACCAAAGAAATCATTCTACTGGTTCCAAAAGGTGTTTAAGAATAATGGAGATGAATTGTGA
- a CDS encoding PTS sugar transporter subunit IIC: MGEEQASKSSRINKFVNEKILPPVMKFVNTKGVKAVQDGMVYALPFIIIGSIFLIMSNFPLKVVSTALQNSGWAAFFTQAYTATFGIISVWAVVGIAYVYVKNEGFEPLPAALTALSAFFLLQFMQVDSPLKAAKASGITNAAGKVVVSGHAVAQNLDKLPHAMQSFIMSPVTNVFNITWLGGQGMVAAIIIGLLIGWSYSAMMRRGWEIKLPEQVPSSVSKQFSAMIPAGVDLTACMLIFAGFKAFGNTDLLQWIYKVLELPMQGVSDSWAGAIVIGLAVPFFWFFGVHGGLIVGSIASAFLLPNTAANAALYHAGKLTLANGAHIITNEFYNNFINLTGSGITIGLVIFTVFAAKSQQMKAIGKIELIPAIFNINEPFLFGLPLVMNPFLAIPFFLTPLIVSLSTYALIAFHILPPLNGVAAPWTTPAVLSGFLIGGWKMAIWQFLVLVISTLLYFPFAKRYDKILLEREQKNAAAEAKTDK, translated from the coding sequence ATGGGAGAAGAACAAGCAAGCAAATCCAGTCGTATCAATAAGTTTGTCAATGAAAAGATTCTGCCGCCGGTAATGAAGTTCGTCAATACCAAAGGCGTTAAGGCAGTCCAGGATGGGATGGTCTATGCTCTGCCGTTTATCATCATTGGCTCGATTTTTCTGATCATGTCCAACTTCCCGCTGAAAGTCGTTTCAACGGCACTGCAAAACAGCGGCTGGGCAGCATTCTTTACGCAGGCCTACACAGCAACGTTTGGCATCATTTCAGTCTGGGCCGTGGTCGGGATTGCCTATGTCTACGTTAAAAACGAGGGCTTTGAACCATTGCCGGCCGCACTGACGGCTCTGTCGGCATTCTTTTTGCTGCAGTTCATGCAGGTCGACAGTCCGCTTAAGGCTGCCAAAGCCAGTGGAATCACCAACGCAGCCGGCAAGGTAGTCGTTTCGGGTCATGCTGTTGCCCAAAACCTCGATAAGCTGCCGCATGCAATGCAGAGCTTCATTATGTCGCCGGTTACGAACGTCTTTAACATTACGTGGCTGGGCGGCCAAGGGATGGTTGCCGCCATTATCATTGGTCTTTTGATTGGCTGGAGCTATTCAGCAATGATGCGGCGCGGCTGGGAGATCAAGCTGCCTGAACAGGTGCCATCAAGCGTTTCCAAGCAGTTCTCAGCTATGATTCCAGCCGGGGTTGATCTGACGGCCTGCATGCTGATCTTTGCCGGTTTTAAGGCATTTGGCAATACGGATCTGCTGCAGTGGATCTACAAGGTTTTGGAACTGCCAATGCAAGGCGTTTCCGATTCATGGGCCGGGGCAATCGTAATCGGCCTGGCCGTACCATTCTTCTGGTTCTTCGGCGTGCACGGTGGTCTGATCGTTGGTTCGATTGCCAGTGCCTTTCTGCTGCCGAACACGGCCGCCAATGCTGCTTTGTACCATGCGGGAAAGCTGACGCTGGCAAATGGCGCGCACATTATTACGAATGAGTTCTACAACAACTTCATCAATCTTACTGGATCTGGGATTACGATCGGTCTGGTCATCTTTACGGTTTTTGCCGCTAAGTCGCAGCAGATGAAGGCTATAGGGAAGATTGAACTGATACCAGCCATCTTCAACATCAACGAACCGTTCCTGTTTGGGCTGCCATTGGTCATGAATCCATTTTTGGCAATTCCTTTCTTCTTGACGCCGCTGATTGTAAGTCTTTCAACGTATGCGCTGATTGCTTTCCACATCCTGCCGCCTTTAAACGGGGTTGCTGCTCCATGGACGACACCGGCTGTCTTGTCCGGTTTCTTGATTGGCGGCTGGAAGATGGCGATCTGGCAGTTCCTGGTCCTGGTAATCTCGACTCTGCTCTACTTCCCATTTGCCAAGCGCTACGACAAGATTTTGCTGGAACGGGAACAAAAGAATGCTGCCGCTGAGGCAAAGACTGATAAATAG
- a CDS encoding ROK family protein, whose amino-acid sequence MAKAILAVDIGGTSIKFAKWTDNQLTQLGSERTPDNLAAFYQLLVQKKDQLAAQMQVVGVAISSPGAVNKKSGVIEGMSAVPYLHGFPIEPELKKRLALPVSIENDANCAGLAESLMGAGRDADTMISLVIGSGVGGAVIIDHHIWHGAHLFGGEFGYMVMNPEAGATLSNLASPVNQARLFSQKIGRDVSGKEMFELAEKGDSLAQKYVDRIVTALAQAAYNLQNSLDVDKIVLGGAVSANPHLLPLIDAKIDMMQQKVDAPGLHPSIVVGKYRNQANQMGAVLDFCQSRSLAINEIK is encoded by the coding sequence ATGGCAAAAGCAATTTTGGCAGTTGATATTGGCGGTACCAGCATCAAGTTTGCCAAGTGGACTGACAACCAATTGACCCAATTAGGCAGTGAGAGAACCCCTGATAATCTGGCGGCCTTCTATCAGCTGCTGGTTCAGAAAAAGGACCAGCTGGCAGCTCAGATGCAGGTAGTCGGCGTGGCAATCTCGTCGCCTGGTGCTGTCAATAAGAAAAGCGGCGTGATCGAAGGTATGAGCGCGGTTCCTTATCTGCACGGCTTTCCGATTGAACCTGAGCTGAAGAAGCGTCTGGCACTGCCGGTATCAATTGAAAACGATGCTAACTGTGCCGGTCTTGCTGAAAGCCTGATGGGAGCAGGACGTGATGCTGATACGATGATCTCGCTGGTAATCGGCAGTGGTGTCGGTGGCGCCGTTATAATTGATCACCATATCTGGCATGGTGCGCATCTTTTTGGCGGCGAGTTCGGCTATATGGTCATGAATCCAGAAGCTGGTGCCACGTTGAGCAATCTGGCCTCACCCGTCAACCAGGCCCGGCTGTTCAGCCAAAAAATCGGGCGTGACGTCAGTGGCAAGGAGATGTTTGAATTGGCGGAAAAAGGCGATTCATTGGCGCAAAAATACGTTGATCGAATCGTAACCGCTCTGGCTCAGGCTGCCTACAATTTACAAAACAGTTTGGATGTTGATAAAATTGTGTTGGGTGGAGCCGTTTCGGCAAATCCACATCTATTGCCGCTGATTGATGCCAAGATTGACATGATGCAGCAAAAGGTAGATGCGCCCGGACTGCATCCGAGCATCGTAGTTGGCAAATACCGCAACCAAGCCAACCAAATGGGTGCGGTGCTGGACTTTTGCCAATCGCGAAGTCTCGCAATCAACGAAATTAAATGA
- a CDS encoding GntR family transcriptional regulator: protein MKKYQTVAEKIKERIIAGQYKPQSLLPNQSELAKEFGVSKITIKNALDRLAHEGLVYKKSGMGTCVLGIAPMLGRHDSSVDSISGLTAQQGSEHVSSKVIKFDVAFPSEDICQKLNLKSNDPVYKIIRLRLLDNEPFILEHTYMPVGLVPNLSKDVLEHSVYSYIHHELGIRFGGAYRKIHAAKPDEYDLKYLGAAQDTPILEVEQILWTVNGGNIEYSRARNLYDARSYTVVEISD, encoded by the coding sequence ATGAAAAAGTATCAAACAGTAGCTGAAAAAATTAAAGAACGCATTATTGCTGGTCAATACAAGCCCCAATCGCTGCTCCCCAATCAAAGCGAGCTGGCCAAGGAGTTTGGCGTCAGCAAGATCACGATTAAAAATGCTCTTGATCGCTTGGCTCATGAAGGACTGGTCTATAAAAAGTCAGGGATGGGCACCTGTGTTTTAGGGATTGCGCCAATGCTCGGTCGGCATGATTCATCGGTTGACTCGATCAGTGGGCTGACCGCACAGCAGGGCAGTGAGCATGTTTCCAGCAAGGTGATCAAGTTTGACGTTGCTTTTCCATCTGAAGACATCTGCCAAAAACTAAACCTAAAATCCAATGACCCGGTTTATAAGATCATCAGACTGCGGCTGCTTGATAACGAGCCGTTCATTTTAGAGCATACCTATATGCCGGTCGGACTGGTACCCAACTTGTCCAAAGATGTCTTGGAGCATTCTGTCTACTCCTACATTCATCATGAATTGGGGATTCGATTTGGCGGCGCCTACCGTAAGATTCACGCTGCCAAGCCTGATGAGTACGATCTGAAATATCTGGGAGCTGCTCAGGATACGCCAATTCTAGAGGTTGAGCAGATTCTTTGGACGGTCAATGGCGGCAACATTGAATATTCAAGGGCCCGCAATCTTTATGATGCACGTTCTTATACCGTAGTCGAAATCAGTGATTAA
- the manA gene encoding mannose-6-phosphate isomerase, class I: protein MTADDKLLFLQPYFQNKIWGGTRLKTEYGYDIPSDHTGECWAISAHQNGPAVVMNGSYKGQTLTDVFAAHRELFGNQTGDRFPMLTKILDAKTNLSVQVHPDDEYAAVHEHELGKTECWYVLAAEPGAQMIYGHHAQTKAELAEMVDKGEWDKLLRFVPVKPGDFLYVPSGTVHAIGKGIMVLETQQSSDTTYRFYDWDRVDQTTGKKRPLQIKESMDCTTVPFHDPVLNTEEYEVGDAKVTRFVSTNYFAVYRWLLKNGTAEFKRGQSPYTLVSVLDGQGSIKVDGKEYPLKKGQHFIITTLADQWTIKGDMMIIASEPGPDSLKA from the coding sequence ATGACAGCAGACGACAAGCTGCTTTTTCTGCAGCCTTATTTTCAAAATAAAATCTGGGGTGGCACCCGTTTGAAGACCGAGTATGGCTATGATATTCCAAGCGATCATACCGGCGAGTGCTGGGCAATCTCGGCACACCAAAATGGACCGGCAGTGGTAATGAACGGTTCATATAAAGGGCAGACGCTGACCGATGTGTTTGCCGCGCATCGTGAATTGTTTGGCAATCAGACTGGTGATCGGTTTCCAATGTTGACCAAGATCCTGGATGCTAAGACTAATCTTTCAGTTCAGGTTCACCCGGATGATGAGTATGCTGCAGTTCATGAACATGAGCTGGGCAAGACGGAATGTTGGTACGTATTGGCAGCTGAGCCTGGCGCGCAGATGATCTATGGTCACCACGCCCAAACCAAGGCTGAGCTGGCCGAGATGGTTGACAAGGGCGAATGGGACAAGCTGCTGCGTTTTGTTCCGGTAAAGCCGGGCGACTTCTTATACGTACCAAGTGGAACCGTTCATGCGATCGGCAAGGGCATCATGGTTTTAGAGACGCAGCAGAGCAGTGATACGACCTATCGCTTCTATGACTGGGATCGTGTTGACCAAACGACTGGCAAAAAGCGGCCGCTGCAGATTAAGGAATCGATGGACTGTACGACGGTGCCTTTCCACGATCCAGTGCTGAACACAGAAGAATACGAGGTTGGCGATGCTAAAGTAACGCGTTTTGTATCAACCAACTACTTTGCCGTCTATCGTTGGCTGCTTAAGAACGGCACGGCCGAATTCAAACGCGGTCAGAGTCCCTACACGCTGGTCTCGGTTCTGGACGGTCAGGGATCAATTAAGGTTGATGGTAAGGAATATCCATTAAAGAAGGGGCAGCACTTCATTATCACTACCCTGGCAGACCAATGGACGATCAAAGGCGATATGATGATTATTGCTTCTGAACCGGGACCAGATTCGCTAAAGGCATAG
- a CDS encoding 6-phospho-beta-glucosidase, whose product MFEHQMPKGFLWGGAVAANQLEGAWNADGKGPSVIDMMTAGDAETPREITDGIQPGKNYPTHEAIDFYHHYPEDIKLMAEMGFKCFRTSIAWTRIFPNGDEEQPNEAGLQFYDDLFDECHKYGIEPVVTLHHFEMPWHLVEKYGGWQSRKVIDFFTRFAEVCFKRYQHKVKYWMTFNEIDNQSAFNNAFLMATNSGILFKEGQNREATMYQAAHYELVASALAVKLGHRINPDFKIGCMINFASIYPLTCNPHDVLLAQRAAQRRYWFSDVHVFGEYPKEVETYLEQKGYRPDITAEDRVVLKEGTVDYLGFSYYNSMTVSAAKIDADHLTDLEAVHAPNKYLPRTAWGWEIDPEGLRYGLNWLTDRYHLPLFIVENGMGAYDKVEADGSIHDDYRIDYLKKHISEMEKAVVLDGVDLMGYTPWGCIDIVSAGTGQMSKRYGFIYVDKDDDGNGTMKRSRKDSFFWYQKVIESNGAVLQAD is encoded by the coding sequence ATGTTTGAACATCAGATGCCCAAAGGATTTCTTTGGGGCGGGGCCGTGGCTGCCAATCAGCTGGAAGGCGCTTGGAATGCGGATGGCAAGGGCCCTTCCGTAATTGACATGATGACGGCTGGGGATGCCGAAACGCCACGTGAAATAACGGATGGCATTCAGCCTGGCAAAAACTATCCAACGCACGAAGCCATTGATTTTTATCATCATTATCCAGAAGATATTAAGCTGATGGCTGAAATGGGCTTTAAGTGTTTTCGAACCTCAATTGCGTGGACGCGTATCTTCCCAAATGGTGACGAAGAACAGCCTAATGAAGCCGGCCTGCAGTTTTATGATGATCTGTTTGATGAATGTCATAAATACGGCATCGAACCTGTTGTAACGCTGCACCACTTTGAGATGCCATGGCATTTGGTTGAAAAGTACGGCGGCTGGCAGTCGCGCAAGGTTATTGACTTCTTTACCCGTTTTGCTGAGGTCTGCTTTAAGCGCTATCAGCACAAGGTTAAGTATTGGATGACATTTAATGAGATCGATAATCAAAGCGCCTTTAACAACGCCTTTTTGATGGCTACCAATTCTGGTATTCTGTTTAAGGAAGGCCAGAATCGTGAGGCAACGATGTATCAGGCCGCTCACTATGAATTGGTTGCCAGTGCGTTGGCGGTTAAGCTGGGACACCGGATCAATCCTGATTTTAAGATTGGCTGCATGATCAACTTTGCTTCGATCTATCCGTTGACCTGCAATCCGCATGACGTTCTCTTGGCCCAAAGAGCTGCCCAGCGCCGCTACTGGTTCAGCGACGTACATGTTTTTGGCGAGTATCCTAAAGAGGTTGAGACCTATCTGGAACAAAAAGGCTATCGTCCAGACATTACGGCTGAGGATCGCGTCGTCTTAAAGGAGGGCACGGTTGACTACCTTGGTTTTAGCTACTACAATTCAATGACCGTTTCGGCAGCAAAGATTGATGCCGATCATTTGACCGATTTAGAAGCAGTCCATGCACCAAACAAGTATCTGCCAAGGACCGCCTGGGGCTGGGAAATCGACCCTGAAGGCCTGCGCTATGGTTTGAACTGGCTGACTGATCGCTATCATCTGCCATTGTTCATCGTTGAAAATGGGATGGGTGCTTACGATAAGGTTGAAGCTGATGGCAGCATTCATGATGACTACCGGATCGACTATCTGAAGAAGCATATTTCTGAAATGGAGAAGGCGGTAGTGCTTGATGGCGTCGATTTGATGGGCTACACGCCTTGGGGATGCATTGACATCGTATCAGCCGGTACCGGTCAGATGTCAAAACGCTATGGCTTTATTTATGTTGATAAGGATGACGATGGCAACGGAACGATGAAACGCTCGCGCAAGGATTCATTCTTCTGGTATCAAAAAGTAATTGAATCCAACGGTGCCGTTTTACAGGCTGACTAA